One part of the Ornithodoros turicata isolate Travis chromosome 2, ASM3712646v1, whole genome shotgun sequence genome encodes these proteins:
- the LOC135384271 gene encoding uncharacterized protein LOC135384271 yields MRIYLFQVSFHRFPESIQIRKQWIVAIKRDPGKEFRITKNTKVCSLHFQDDDFVNNVASGLRILRDNAVPSVFAFSKPKKQRKPPKSRPIVTATTVQQSLSSSQPLCAIENLENLLEVTPEPCPPEPCRCNSHEELQQVKAKLAQRETEITKLQRELEGARATITDRNGEIWKLQAELNNMMKECASLQQLVAPFSLEKFKSSKDDISFYNGLPSYEHLSALYQFLDPGNAGCNIIWHGSNTTNNESDRGRKRKLSTDNQLFLVLVKLRLGLFHRHLGHLFNVSTATVYIILTTWIDFMYLKLAKLALWPPRSVIDATMPSQFRVEYPSTRVIIDATEVRCEVHSSLGLQSATYSHYKSTNTFKALIGVAPDGRLTFVSEPFTGCVSDREIVVKSGFLDLEFTPGDSVMADKGFKIADLLEKKGVGLNIPPFLTNGQFSSAEVRETH; encoded by the coding sequence ATGCGTATTTACTTATTTCAGGTCAGCTTCCACAGATTTCCCGAGAGCATTCAGATTCGGAAGCAATGGATCGTCGCTATTAAGAGAGACCCAGGCAAGGAGTTTAGAATCACTAAAAACACAAAAGTGTGTTCACTCCACTTCCAAGATGATGATTTCGTGAATAATGTCGCTAGTGGCTTGAGAATACTACGAGACAACGCTGTTCCATCGGTTTTTGCGTTCAGCAAaccaaagaaacaaagaaagccACCGAAATCAAGACCAATCGTGACAGCAACAACTGTGCAGCAGTCACTGTCCTCATCGCAGCCGCTGTGCGCTATCGAAAACCTCGAAAACTTGCTGGAAGTGACCCCTGAGCCCTGCCCACCAGAACCATGCAGGTGCAACAGCCATGAAGAGCTACAGCAAGTAAAAGCAAAACTGGCccagagagagacagaaataaCAAAGCTTCAACGTGAATTGGAGGGTGCTCGTGCAACAATAACAGATAGAAATGGCGAGATATGGAAGCTACAAGCAGAACTTAATAACATGATGAAAGAATGTGCTAGTCTCCAGCAGCTAGTCGCTCCGTTCTCCTTGGAGAAATTCAAGAGTAGCAAGGATGACATAAGTTTCTACAACGGCCTCCCAAGCTATGAACATTTGAGTGCCCTATACCAGTTTCTGGACCCCGGCAATGCAGGATGCAACATCATATGGCACGGCTCTAACACAACAAACAACGAGTCAGACCGTGGCCGAAAACGGAAGTTAAGCACTGACAATCAGCTCTTCCTCGTGCTTGTGAAGCTCCGATTGGGTCTTTTCCACAGGCATCTTGGGCATCTTTTCAATGTCTCAACAGCCACAGTATACATAATTCTGACCACCTGGATTGACTTTATGTACCTGAAGCTTGCTAAACTAGCTCTTTGGCCACCAAGAAGCGTGATAGATGCGACGATGCCATCACAGTTCAGGGTCGAGTACCCTTCAACCAGGGTAATTATTGATGCCACAGAGGTTCGATGTGAGGTCCACAGCTCACTCGGGTTACAGTCCGCAACGTACTCACACTACAAATCTACGAATACATTCAAGGCACTCATTGGTGTTGCACCTGATGGACGATTGACATTTGTTTCTGAACCCTTCACAGGCTGTGTGTCGGACAGAGAAATCGTAGTAAAGAGCGGGTTCCTAGACCTAGAGTTCACACCAGGCGATTCAGTGATGGCAGACAAAGGCTTCAAGATTGCAGACCTACTAGAAAAGAAAGGGGTGGGCTTGAACATCCCCCCATTTCTTACAAATGGACAGTTCAGTAGTGCAGAAGTGCGTGAAACACATTAA
- the LOC135383032 gene encoding phospholipid scramblase 2-like isoform X5, giving the protein MPPKVIPNIPSQQGQQYRPPQGQQLPAQQTPLQPQQLPVQRAQQSAARRPPPRMPMPVDAAAAACPPGLEYLCVLDQLVIKQQIELFEVLVGFETQNKYLACNNQGQSVYYMVESSDFCTRCCISDARCFQMFVVDNQCRAVMRFVRPLRCESTFRNCCFCCLLQDMQVETPPNQLVGSVREGPVITTSCPGAMDVKYKDYMYFETDAQDRS; this is encoded by the exons ATGCCACCAAAGGTAATACCGAATATTCCGAGCCAGCAAGGACAACAATATCGGCCACCGCAGGGACAGCAGTTGCCAGCACAGCAAACCCCGCTGCAACCCCAGCAGTTGCCGGTACAGCGAGCTCAACAATCCGCTGCCCGACGTCCTCCTCCCAGAATGCCAATGCCAGTTGACGCTGCAGCTGCTGCTTGTCCGCCAGGCCTGGAATACTTGTGTGTCCTAGACCAGCTTGTCATCAAGCAACAGATAGAATTATTTGAAG TACTCGTCGGCTTCGAGACTCAGAACAAATACCTCGCCTGTAACAACCAGGGCCAGAGCGTGTACTATATGGTCGAAT CCAGCGACTTTTGCACACGATGCTGCATCAGTGATGCACGATGCTTTCAAATGTTCGTGGTAGACAACCAGTGCAGGGCTGTGATGAGGTTCGTTCGACCGTTGCGATGCGAAAGCACCTTCCGAAATTGTTGCTTCTGCTGTCTTTTGCAG GATATGCAAGTGGAAACGCCGCCCAATCAGCTAGTTGGCTCCGTGCGCGAG GGCCCGGTAATCACAACGAGCTGCCCCGGGGCTATGGACGTAAAATATAAG
- the LOC135383032 gene encoding phospholipid scramblase 2-like isoform X4, with protein sequence MPPKVIPNIPSQQGQQYRPPQGQQLPAQQTPLQPQQLPVQRAQQSAARRPPPRMPMPVDAAAAACPPGLEYLCVLDQLVIKQQIELFEVLVGFETQNKYLACNNQGQSVYYMVESSDFCTRCCISDARCFQMFVVDNQCRAVMRFVRPLRCESTFRNCCFCCLLQDMQVETPPNQLVGSVREVCSVCQPTFHVCDTSGKPVLRVQGPVITTSCPGAMDVKYKDYMYFETDAQDRS encoded by the exons ATGCCACCAAAGGTAATACCGAATATTCCGAGCCAGCAAGGACAACAATATCGGCCACCGCAGGGACAGCAGTTGCCAGCACAGCAAACCCCGCTGCAACCCCAGCAGTTGCCGGTACAGCGAGCTCAACAATCCGCTGCCCGACGTCCTCCTCCCAGAATGCCAATGCCAGTTGACGCTGCAGCTGCTGCTTGTCCGCCAGGCCTGGAATACTTGTGTGTCCTAGACCAGCTTGTCATCAAGCAACAGATAGAATTATTTGAAG TACTCGTCGGCTTCGAGACTCAGAACAAATACCTCGCCTGTAACAACCAGGGCCAGAGCGTGTACTATATGGTCGAAT CCAGCGACTTTTGCACACGATGCTGCATCAGTGATGCACGATGCTTTCAAATGTTCGTGGTAGACAACCAGTGCAGGGCTGTGATGAGGTTCGTTCGACCGTTGCGATGCGAAAGCACCTTCCGAAATTGTTGCTTCTGCTGTCTTTTGCAG GATATGCAAGTGGAAACGCCGCCCAATCAGCTAGTTGGCTCCGTGCGCGAGGTATGCAGCGTCTGCCAACCTACATTCCATGTGTGTGATACAAGCGGAAAACCTGTGCTCCGTGTGCAGGGCCCGGTAATCACAACGAGCTGCCCCGGGGCTATGGACGTAAAATATAAG